Proteins from a genomic interval of Dehalococcoidales bacterium:
- the greA gene encoding transcription elongation factor GreA has protein sequence MTGGNENVRLGEAARRFLAGLPDGEREASQHEIYRFVRWYGTEQALTGMSPPQVANYAEQLSQSDTDYARKLELIRGFLAHARKQGWSRLNLAVHLKARKAKNKAVSASRERESVLLTQQRYDELKVELTVLLDKRPQLIEDIRSAAADKDFKENAPLDAAKEQRGYLEGRILELEGVLAAAVIMDKERESRHRIGIGDDVVLQDLASGEEVSYTLVSSNEVDPAAGKISNVSPIGKAVVGRAAGDEIEVTVPAGKLRYRILSIGD, from the coding sequence ATGACCGGCGGTAATGAGAATGTCCGACTTGGTGAGGCTGCGCGCCGCTTTCTGGCTGGCCTGCCGGATGGGGAGAGAGAGGCCAGCCAGCATGAAATCTACCGGTTTGTCCGTTGGTACGGAACGGAACAGGCGTTAACCGGGATGTCTCCTCCGCAGGTGGCGAACTACGCCGAGCAGTTGTCTCAGTCGGACACGGACTATGCGCGGAAGCTTGAGTTGATACGGGGTTTTCTGGCTCACGCCAGGAAGCAAGGGTGGAGTCGACTTAATCTGGCGGTCCATCTCAAGGCACGCAAGGCAAAGAATAAGGCCGTGTCAGCGTCCAGAGAGCGCGAGTCTGTTCTCCTGACACAGCAGCGATACGACGAACTGAAGGTCGAACTGACAGTACTGCTGGATAAACGCCCGCAGTTGATTGAAGATATCCGTAGTGCAGCCGCGGATAAAGACTTCAAAGAGAATGCTCCGTTGGATGCAGCTAAGGAGCAGCGTGGTTACCTGGAAGGGAGAATCCTGGAACTTGAGGGAGTCCTGGCTGCGGCCGTAATCATGGATAAGGAGCGAGAGAGCAGGCACAGGATTGGCATTGGCGATGATGTAGTCTTGCAGGACCTGGCGTCGGGAGAAGAGGTCAGTTACACTCTGGTGAGTTCCAATGAGGTAGACCCTGCCGCCGGCAAGATTTCCAACGTTTCCCCGATAGGAAAAGCCGTAGTCGGACGTGCGGCGGGCGATGAGATAGAGGTGACAGTGCCGGCAGGTAAGCTGCGTTACAGGATATTGAGCATCGGGGACTGA